In Mixophyes fleayi isolate aMixFle1 chromosome 4, aMixFle1.hap1, whole genome shotgun sequence, the following proteins share a genomic window:
- the PCP2 gene encoding Purkinje cell protein 2 homolog isoform X1 has protein sequence MDPVEGAEEDQAREDSIAEPESSGPAEITQEQEGFFNLLTHVQGTRIDEQRCSIQIVHSKGEQDGKSSSPVTPPPEMNLLMDMLAQSQSRRLDDQRADFTQSAGFPDTMPTRRESHDNGGLKDAEVPAVPGSQMVAPFSSGDDYFSFINQVHSRHLEKHLKSPGGRNQKS, from the exons ATGGATCCTGTAGAAGGAGCCGAGGAGGACCAGGCCAGAGAAGACTCTATAGCGGAGCCGGAATCATCGGGGCCTGCG GAAATCACTCAGGAACAGGAAGGTTTTTTCAACCTCCTCACCCACGTCCAAGGAACAAGGATAGATGAGCAGAGATGTAGCATCCAGATCGTGCACAGCAAAGGGGAGCAAGATGGTAAGAGCAGCT CTCCAGTCACCCCACCACCGGAGATGAATCTTTTGATGGATATGTTGGCACAGTCACAAAGCCGGAGATTGGACGATCAGAGAGCAGATTTCACTCAGTCGGCAGGGTTCCCAGATACCATGCCCACCCGCAGGGAGTCGCATGACAACGGGGGCCTGAAG GACGCCGAAGTCCCTGCAGTTCCTGGATCTCAGATGGTTGCCCCTTTTTCCTCTGGGGATGATTATTTCAGCTTCATCAATCAAGTCCACAGTCGGCATCTTGAGAAACATCTGAAGAGCCCAGGGGGGCGAAACCAGAAGTCCTAG
- the PCP2 gene encoding Purkinje cell protein 2 homolog isoform X2 produces the protein MDPVEGAEEDQAREDSIAEPESSGPAEITQEQEGFFNLLTHVQGTRIDEQRCSIQIVHSKGEQDAPVTPPPEMNLLMDMLAQSQSRRLDDQRADFTQSAGFPDTMPTRRESHDNGGLKDAEVPAVPGSQMVAPFSSGDDYFSFINQVHSRHLEKHLKSPGGRNQKS, from the exons ATGGATCCTGTAGAAGGAGCCGAGGAGGACCAGGCCAGAGAAGACTCTATAGCGGAGCCGGAATCATCGGGGCCTGCG GAAATCACTCAGGAACAGGAAGGTTTTTTCAACCTCCTCACCCACGTCCAAGGAACAAGGATAGATGAGCAGAGATGTAGCATCCAGATCGTGCACAGCAAAGGGGAGCAAGATG CTCCAGTCACCCCACCACCGGAGATGAATCTTTTGATGGATATGTTGGCACAGTCACAAAGCCGGAGATTGGACGATCAGAGAGCAGATTTCACTCAGTCGGCAGGGTTCCCAGATACCATGCCCACCCGCAGGGAGTCGCATGACAACGGGGGCCTGAAG GACGCCGAAGTCCCTGCAGTTCCTGGATCTCAGATGGTTGCCCCTTTTTCCTCTGGGGATGATTATTTCAGCTTCATCAATCAAGTCCACAGTCGGCATCTTGAGAAACATCTGAAGAGCCCAGGGGGGCGAAACCAGAAGTCCTAG
- the PCP2 gene encoding Purkinje cell protein 2 homolog isoform X3 — MDPVEGAEEDQAREDSIAEPESSGPAEITQEQEGFFNLLTHVQGTRIDEQRCSIQIVHSKGEQDGKSSSPVTPPPEMNLLMDMLAQSQSRRLDDQRADFTQSAGFPDTMPTRRESHDNGGLKISSMSTSGKKI, encoded by the exons ATGGATCCTGTAGAAGGAGCCGAGGAGGACCAGGCCAGAGAAGACTCTATAGCGGAGCCGGAATCATCGGGGCCTGCG GAAATCACTCAGGAACAGGAAGGTTTTTTCAACCTCCTCACCCACGTCCAAGGAACAAGGATAGATGAGCAGAGATGTAGCATCCAGATCGTGCACAGCAAAGGGGAGCAAGATGGTAAGAGCAGCT CTCCAGTCACCCCACCACCGGAGATGAATCTTTTGATGGATATGTTGGCACAGTCACAAAGCCGGAGATTGGACGATCAGAGAGCAGATTTCACTCAGTCGGCAGGGTTCCCAGATACCATGCCCACCCGCAGGGAGTCGCATGACAACGGGGGCCTGAAG ATTTCCTCAATGTCCACTTCTGGGAAGAAGATATGA